Within the Populus trichocarpa isolate Nisqually-1 chromosome 14, P.trichocarpa_v4.1, whole genome shotgun sequence genome, the region ATCAAAGTCTTCAATTTTCATGACTTCCGCATACAACgcattaacatcaagttgatttttgctgAGGCTTTGAATTGCAAGTGCTACATCTCCAATCTGTTTAGACAActtttcaacaccatcatcttcatACATGCGATTTCTCTTCCTATGTTGCCTCTTTTGCGTACTAGAGGAAGATGTCTCTTTTCCCTTAGAAGTTTCTTCATATtccccttcattttcaattgaaattgattgcTCTTCAGTGTTCTCTTCCAAGTTGACATCAGCATATGATTTGGCATAATTTCCGGTTGCCATATCTTTTCCAACAACAATTGTCATTGCCTCGTACATGTCAAGTTTTTTGTTGAGATACTTGTCATGATTGGGATGTGCATGTTCATAAAGTTTAGAATACGAAATTTTTTAGTTCCTTGTATAACATTTtggaaacaaaagtaaatataaaaattacgaagagtataatatttatcatacctTCACTTCTTCATCATAAACATCTTTCGAAACTGTAATCATCTTCAAACAATCATCCCAACCAaagccacttttatttttaagcttgGTTATTATTCCCCATTCTTTTTTCACAGTTTTGAGATGATTGTCAACATGTTTAGGCTCGCATTGAACGTTGAACTTTTGACTAATTTCGGTAGCCACCTTAACAAAAGATTCTGCTCTAAAGGTGGAAGAAGGTTTGTTTCCTTTAAGTGCCTCCTCAGCTAATATCTCAAGTAGCATGTGAGACATAGGCTTAGACCATGTAAAGTGCTTGCCCTTGCATTTTGCATTCTGTGTGGTActcatttctacaaaaaaaaaaaggttacaaatttatacaaaatataatcattcaatatttagatttaataaattaaatataaaaactacaattaatatttaaaagagaatacataaaatacataagaaattataataaagtcaacaaacaatccaaatacataacaaagataatacaaactcaagcaagacataataaaaacaaacatatataattaacactcaattactagtttctttgagtgttataatcattccacatggttgatgcaatcatttctctttttgttatccACTCCCTATTCTCTTTCCTCTCCTCCCGTTGACTTAAGTTGATTGTTCGTCTAATTGGTTCACTTTCCGAACATATTTCTTCCATAAGAAAGTCATTTGGATCAACTCCCATAATGTGATTATGAATAATACAACATGCAAGCACAACATCTACTTGTGTTTCATAAGACCAAAAAGACTTTCCATCAATTGATCTAAAACGACTCTTCAAAATACCAAACCTCTCGCTCAATAGCAGTTCTCAAAGAAGAGTGTCGAAGATTAAATagctccttttcattttctggtgaatgttcagTAAACTCATTCAAGTGATATCGAACTCCACGAAAAGGAGAAATGATTCCTTTTCGAATACCGTAACCAGCATCACCAAGATAATATTTCCCTAcaaattagacaaaaaaaacctattactaTCTTTAGctaattaaacattttatatgtttattgcatataataaatactttattatatACCTTCTGGAATTTTTAGACCACTAGGTCTTGATAATGCATCGCCTAAAACCCGTGAATCATGTGCACTTCCTTCCCAGCtagctaaaacatatataaacttcaaatcaaaagttatagctgctaaaatattttgtgttgttcCTTCTTTT harbors:
- the LOC127904286 gene encoding uncharacterized protein LOC127904286 — encoded protein: MGAIDGTHVPANVPVEIQGKFRASWEGSAHDSRVLGDALSRPSGLKIPEGKYYLGDAGYGIRKGIISPFRGVRYHLNEFTEHSPENEKELFNLRHSSLRTAIERENAKCKGKHFTWSKPMSHMLLEILAEEALKGNKPSSTFRAESFVKVATEISQKFNVQCEPKHVDNHLKTVKKEWGIITKLKNKSGFGWDDCLKMITVSKDVYDEEVKYLNKKLDMYEAMTIVVGKDMATGNYAKSYADVNLEENTEEQSISIENEGEYEETSKGKETSSSSTQKRQHRKRNRMYEDDGVEKLSKQIGDVALAIQSLSKNQLDVNALYAEVMKIEDFDEITLGEAFDHLVQNEMLAKAFMAKNA